A single window of Nicotiana sylvestris chromosome 5, ASM39365v2, whole genome shotgun sequence DNA harbors:
- the LOC104221027 gene encoding CRIB domain-containing protein RIC4-like: MRYRMERFVLLPFSVGCISESSVAVGHHHQLNKSPSHEPKLTPTRSQKEGKEEEREDEDDKSLEGENLKNTLGLMALPKFQRLFKNFKNLSQLFVDKEEMEEEEEEEEEEEMGMEIGLPTDVKHVTHIGIDGASTSILSTRNWDNLKSPNDNFLTHFPLSPFAMAHSPHSPNHISMASSS; this comes from the exons ATGAGGTATAGAATGGAAAGATTTGTGTTACTTCCATTTTCTGTGGGTTGCATCTCTGAATCAAGTGTTGCAGTTGGTCATCATCATCAGCTTAATAAAAGTCCAAGCCATGAACCCAAGTTAACTCCCACAA GAAGCCAAAAAGAAGGAAAGGAGGAAGAGCGAGAAGATGAAGATGACAAAAGTTTGGAgggtgaaaatttgaagaatacATTAGGCCTTATGGCCCTTCCCAAATTTCAGAGgctttttaaaaatttcaaaaatttgtCTCAGCTATTTG TGGATAAGGAAgaaatggaagaagaagaagaagaagaagaagaagaggagatggGAATGGAAATAGGATTACCAACAGATGTGAAGCATGTAACTCACATTGGAATAGATGGTGCTTCTACTTCTATCCTTTCAACAAGAAATTGGGATAATCTTAAATCCCCTAATGATAATTTCCTCACTCATTTCCCTTTATCTCCTTTTGCCATGGCTCATTCACCTCACTCCCCTAATCACATTTCCATGGCTAGCTCCTCTTAA